In Rhodamnia argentea isolate NSW1041297 chromosome 1, ASM2092103v1, whole genome shotgun sequence, the genomic window CTATTTATATTTGCAAGTCAGATGTTGAAGCACCACCGGCTCATGAGGCAACACTCTTTCGGCTTAATTGCAATCAGGCACCTCCCAGAAAGTCGTTGCATAGTGGGGGGAAAAAGGAGATTTTAATATCACATTCCGGAGCAAAGAGTTAAATCATTGAAAAGATCATAATTGTTTCATCCCATTTTGCTCACGCACAAGAATGCCAACCAGAGATTTCAGCTTCAATTACCAAATTTACGCAACAGCATAAATTTCACTGCCACACGCCATTCTTGAAGCGATACAGGATCAATGACACATAGTCAACAGGCAACAGATCCCATTCTATCTACTAATGTGAATCAAATTCAATATTCTAGTTTTGAGTCAAAATGGTCCAGCGAATGGGTGGAAGTGAAGGAGCCAAACTGAGTTACATGACTAATTTCGGGTGCATATGTTAGACAAGACTACGTTCTCCAATTGTGTCAAGCGGATCTGAACGAAAAACTATTAGGATGCCCCGGATTTATCACTTCACACAGTCACCCTACATGAAACTTTTTAGCTCTTGGTTATCGTTAGCACCTGTCCACTTGCATGGGATACAGTTTAACTCAGAGAGGGTACTATAAGGAGTACTAAACAAGCAGAGATCTCAAAGCATGGTGCACAACATTACCTAGATCCACCAAACTTTATTGAAAAAGGAGGATTCCAGAAATGCCATCCAAGTGGTTAGTTCCAAACATCAAAAAGACAATTTCACAACCCTCTTTCTCCGTTGAACTCCACTAAATGACGAAATACAAGTTACTGACCACTTCTCATGTCTTGTAAAAGAGACAAATCATATCACATAGGTTACTCCTGTTCTGTCTCTAACGgttcaaataaatgaaaaaaatgaaaagataacatCAGTTGCAGGCTAGCTAGCAAATCTCTGTTTGTAAGGAAAACCCAAACAAGACCTGCAATATCCTCTTGGTTAATCAACATTTTGCAGCTTATACAAACGTCTCTTTATTCCCAGGCAAGATTTATGCTCCTCAACATACTATTGCAGCAAATCATAAAAACCATAAAAAGTTCACAAACAACAAGTTTACCTGCCGGTCTCTTCCAGGGGATCCGAACCCTCTTACACTCCTCCAATACAGTCTCCCTTgaatccaatttggtcattggaAACGACACATCAAGCTTATGAGGAGCTTCAGAGGGCATCACATTCTTTTGTTGTTCACCATCAGACTGAACATGAACTGTAGCTGCTGGAGGCAAATTGACTGTCTTAGTCGTCAATATTTTAACAGAACTTTCAGTTTTTATTTCATTACTCTCATTACAAGAGGACCCGCTCTTTCCATATTTGTTCTGCATGTGCAGTGCACGCATTTTTGCCTTCTGAATATCATCAACAGACATTGGACGACTGCGGCTAACAGAAGCCAGTCTGGAAGCTTGTGGGCTTCTGCCAGCCATTTTCTGGCCAGGCTGTTCCACCATCTGCACTTTCCTGCGTTCTCTATTTTCTGATATGGGCTAAGGCAGCAACTACATCGCATATGGTACATTAATTCAAGCAAACAATGGTAGCGGCAAATTCAACTCTGAGACATCTTAAGATAATCTTCTTATACATTTTTCCGCGGCCAAACtatcaaattgataaaaattaaattggacaCATGAAAATCATAGTCAGGCCAGAATATGACAATAGTTttacaaaattatattttaagtaCAAGAATACGGTTGAAGAACCCCTAGAAAAGCCactcaatcattaaaaaaatctatgTTCAATATTCATCCAACACAATTATAGTCCCATCAGTCTTAGCCAATCCGATGGCATTGTGTTACTTCTGCCCCATCAAAAGAAACTGCTTACTACAAGTTTAGTAAGGACTTTCGTTTTTTCAGTTTGCAAACGCCAATATTAACAATAAATAACTCCAAAATCCAAAAGGGATATATGTTACCAGTTCCCTAATCTGAGCAGTGGGATATTTTGGCCTTAGGAGAAAAAACCAAATAGATAATAATGGAAATGGAGACTGAGCATCCATTCCTTGTCTGAGCAATAGCCTAGGGAATACGGGAACATGTATTAGAGATATTTATCTTCCTCCATCAGGAAAGCATACCACTGCTACGTCATCGCCAACTAATGAACTTCTATCATCCACTTCGACaagtaaaatgcaaaaaaaaaaaaaaaaaaaggttctacGTCAAAGTAAATAGAACTTagaaagtccaaaaaaatttccagaagGATACGGGCTGAAGTTGCACTGAGGGCGTGTTTCCTGCTTGAATCATCCGCTGGAGCAGGCAAGAGTTTTAGTGCTTGTGAAGATTCCAACCTCCTGATGCAAGAAATGTTGCTCAAAACACCTTCAAGACACCAAAGACTATCAAAACTGATCATAAGTCGCACATACCTGGTAACCTCCAAATTTTCGCACGAAGCAAGAATCTCTTCCTGTTGACACACCTAATGGTTACTACCCTCAATATACAAACTTATAGCAgacttaatctttttttttttttttttggtcaggacTTAATCATATTTTAAAGAGGTACTTACAGATAAACTGTTATCTGAATGCCATGCTTCATCACCCATGATTTCACCAAAACTGCGAAAAACAAGGTTTATAAGTAATGAGTTTCTATCTCCATAATTACAAAAGTGGATGTGACCATGAACTTGCCTCTGCTTCACCATCATTTCTTTCTGCATAGCAGTAAAAGATCTCACGCCATTGGGCTTCTTAATAACCTGGGTTCGTGCAAACATTTTGCTCCATTTTGATAGCAAAGCCTTTGCCCTGTTTGATACATCTGATCTCCAAATCAGATAATGAGTTCCAACTTTAACATTAGGAGACACGTACAATACACGCATGCATAAAAATTTCTCTTAACAAGTACTTCTCACTATCTCACCAAGCAAAGAAACCCTCAACTCATACCCAAAAAAgctacgagagagagagaggactagACAATCAAGctcacaaaaaatttacaaatgatTTTGGTCTGGTTATTAATTCATAGCTGGTTTCTCTTTAAACAGTTGAACAGCGgtcccccacccccccaaaaaaaaaaaaaatatcccccaccccccaaaccaaaaaaaaagggtttgcgCTCGTTCAACCCCTGAGAAAAGAGAGCATCTCTGCTGGAATTAATCGCATGCAATGTATAGAACAATGGCAATTTCTTTGAGTAGACAACCAATCACACAACAGTAAACCATCCTAGGGACAAGCAAGATAAAGAGGAACAAACATAAGAGAGACAACAATAGAGAATGCACAAAGTGAACATTATGACACACTTTCGTAAGTAAATGCACACCTGATGTCCTATAAAACCGCAGTCTGTTAACAGTTTGGAGAACGGCAGACAATTGATTAGGAAGAGCTTTATGTAGAGGCAAATGAGAGAGAACCTGCAAGTTGTACAAAATAATATTTAGCAACTCGCAATGCTTGGTGCAATTTGATTTATGACTTGATCAGTTTCCACCTCAAGGATGATAGAAAGCACACTGGTTTGTTCTTCAGTGGCTGCTTGGCTCAACCATGTTGCCAAGATCATTACACCACCTTTGGTCATAAACCTAGAAGcatgaaaagaaattaaaacaatTGGGAAAATTTCTAGAAATACAGAGAACAAAAGAATCAGCTAAAAATCTACCAAGAAAGTACTGAAGAATTCTCTATCCGCAGAATCCACTCCATTAACTTGACCTGCCCAGAGAATGTTTCTTCTTTCCCCATAAGTGTGAAGATATTTTGAAGAAACTCTTTATCAGCCTCGTCTATGCCGGGCAAGAGATCATTTTGTACAGGGCAAGGTGAGGGATCTCCAACATCAGGTGCAATGGAGTTTAATGGAAGCGCATCAACAGGTGTTGCCGTTGCTGATTCAGAATTTACTGGGAGAACAGCATTAGAATCTTTTGGAGCTTTCAATCTAATGGCTTTCTCCTTTGAGAGTCGTACGAACTTTCTCACTCGTGACCGTTGACTATTAAAAAAATCGCGAACCTTCACATACATAAAATGCAAAGATGTAAGGGGATATATCCTAATATCGGTATTTACAGACAAGGGCAGACTATTTTACTTATCCATCTCAATAGATTGTCAATACAAGTCAGAAGTTTCATTTCAACAAGCACGAGAAGAATACATAATCTTTGTTAATGCACAGAAATAAGGAACTAATTAAAGGTCCAAACTTCAGGCATACAGTGAGATTTCAatcaatttaaaagaaaaaaacaattgaagagCCAAAAGAACAGAACGGAGAAACAACCTGAGTGACTGTGACTCCAAAAAGAGCACTGATTTCCCGGGATTCCTTCTTGCTAATTGCATCTTTAATAGAAAAAACTGATTGCATATACTTCACAGCCTTAGGATTTAATAAATCTCTAGGTCTTTTTCCTGAAATTTAGTAATCAACAGTCAAGAATCAGACCAacagcaaaagatgaaaagtaaaagcaaggaaaatctttttgttttggagCTTAGACAACCCTtagtaaaaggaaaattgaagaaCTCTTAAAAGgattttatgcaaaaatgttGCAACAAAACTCTCACAATAACAACAATAGCACAACTATCTTCTCAATTCATCTAATAAACTCCATCAGCCTTGAGATTTCACTAAAACCAATTGGGGGCCAGTTATTCTATAGAgacttaccaatttttattgACAATGCTCCAGCCGCCTGAAAATCATAAGTAGAAATCTGTTAGCAGGATTTAATTTGGTGGAAGAAAAACCAACATAAATCAACTTAGAGCCATCTAAAGCACGGAGAAATGTAGGAGTTTTAATCTTCTGAATTGCAGCTCAACTAAACCAAAACTACAAGAATAAGGTCTTTCCCATTCTTTAACTGAAAAAAGACACTTATCTTATATGTTTCTGGAAGAGATGCATTAAACTGACGAAACTTAGCATAAAAAGAGATGCATGAACCTGCTAACTATGTGAAATATAAAGAATCAGTACATTTGCAACTTCCAAAAATTGACTGACAGAAATCCATTACAAAAAGggaacaatttttaaaaccaCAAACTATAACGCCATTCAATTATCTTTTCAAACACATGATGCAATCACAATTAACTAGAACCTCAGGACCTCACTggtaaattgaaacaaaaacaaaaaatttttggAGGCATAGCCAGCAATGATCAGATATTGAACCCATCGGTTCTTCTATATCTCATAGGCAATGCACCAAACTCCGATAGACAGTTAAACTGTATTAAGTGAGAGGAACACCAATCCGAAACTGATATTCATTCTAATATGGTGGAGGAAGCTTCGTAATCAAAAGATAAACTGCACATGCAAAAAGGTAGCTTCCTGCATGACTCATGGACTATCTTCAGGCACATTGAACAGATAGAGCCTCTTCGAGAAATGACCTCAAAATCAAGCATCACGTCCAGAGACCTCAATGAAATCCTTATTCCGAAATTCTGAGCAAAATCAAGTCCTAGCAAAGAATCCCGGACCCTTGCCCGAAAATTGTCACACCAAACAAAATCACGGCACCTAAAATCGCTTCTCCACTCTTTGCATGCTCAGAAAACTGTCGATATTAGCCGTTCCTCTTCGCATGGCAAGAAAAATTAACAAGACTCTAGGTCGTTACCAAAACGCACCATTTCCTGGGCGAGAGGGTTCACCCCAGTGAGCTTGCATTGGGTGACGACGATGCTCTGAAGCCGGTCGATTTGGCTGTGGAAGAGCTCTCTCTGGGAGCCCAGGAACTTCTGGAACGACTCCGGCGAGCTCCCAATCTCCTGTTCCGACATGTCCTCCCTCAAGACCTCCATACGAAGCGCCTGATGCGGAAGGCTCGAAGGTCGGTGCGGTCGATCGACGCGATTCGGGCATTAGCGATTCGACCCGAGGAATCAGAAGGCTGagcacgagcacgagcacgagTCACGAGCATGAGCAATTTACCGTAGTTCGGGGAAGGACGAGTTAGGGTTTGGTTTTGGGGGGGGAGACAAAGAGAGAGGGATCACGGCCGTAGGTAAAGCCTTACCAACGCTTGCGTATGTAAACGTCATCGTCCCCAGGAAAACGTTAAACGCCGGGCGACGCTatggtaaaagaaaaatattgtatTTTACAATGACTAATGTACGACCCCACCTGACCGTGGCACACGTTGAGCTTCTATTTATCTCAGAAAATATCTCGAATTTTACGTTCTAAAATTTAGACAAaattactatttaaaaaaaatatatatatatagttcaGAATGTTTTACTTTTACTGTTTTTATCTATAACTGTATCTATTTTCTACCAATCTCTTTAACTCGACAGCGCCATTTATCTCACTCTTTTACCATTTGAAATTACCCTCGCCATATATAAACGAAGATTGCATCGCAAAGCAAAAACAACGTCGCTAAATAAATTTAGCCAATAAAATTCACGGTACCATCTCAGAAGCAAATGCACGCACAATACTCAATTTGCTGACTTAGATAAGCCGATAAATTTAGCCTGTTAGTATAACAAACTAATTTCGAATTGACTTATCACGCGAGAAATTTAGGATTTCGATAAGTTACACAAAAATTAGCAATTTACTTGAAAGGCTAGTAGTTTTCAAGCAATCAAATTAGCGTCAAGTACGACTTCGTAGTTAAAATTAAGTAGTAATTCAGTTTGAGAAATAAGATGAGAATCATTTTTAAAGTTAATCAATCCAAAATGCCGGTAAGACAAACAAATAAGATATGGTAATTAGCTGGAAAAGTTAGTAATTTTCATTCAGTGAATGAGAATTGGTAACTTCGTATAAGAGGCGATAACCATCGACTGTTGCCTTGGTGACTATGTGCTGCTACTAAATCGACTCCATTTTCTGAGACTAAGAAATGCCCCACCAGTACTCTGAGAACCGGAACAAAGCGGCCAACCGTTGGTTGCCTCACTCCGGTTCCACTGTATATCCATGAATCCTTTGTCTGCAACAGGCTCCAACCTAGCAGAAGAGGAAGGAGCGGGCTTAGCGATTGAGAATCAGATCGGATCGTGCCAGAACGTTGAACCGCTTAAACCAAATGATGCCCCCCCTCCGCCTGTGATGTCGAATCTAGAGCAATCGTTCCCGGATATACAAGCTGATCCTGGAGCGACTGGATCAATGGTCGTCCTCCAATCTGGCCGTAGAAACGTGCCTTCAAAATCTAATTTACCTACAGAAGATTGCAAATTATAAAGACAACCAAACAATCCCTCGTGTTAACGCTTGGTGAAAGGACAAGACTCTCCAGTAACTTGATTCAGGTGGGATACTGCAAATTTTCATCAAATGAACATCTCATGAAAGCATTGctaacaagaaaaggaaacttAGAACTCACAGAATTATAGTAACAGACAAAGGACACTCGGTTTTTTATTGGAAGCGACTCTCTCTGGGTGTAACCGTAAGGATAGCGCACCAGGTACGAAATGCTCGCTTTGAGCCATAATTGTTCTACAACACCTGCAACCCAAAGGTTGGAGGTTCGCTAGTCCATTCCACAATCCCACCACCAAGATGTCAGCAGTCAAAAGTCCAGCAACACAACACGAGTAGTTTAGAGGTTCACTCACGTAGAGGACACTCAATATGCTTGAAACGTGAAATTATCATTCTTACTACCAAATAAAAGCGTACTTAGAAGGTAAATGCAATTTAAACTGCCTCAAGCAAATTTTTGAAAAGCAGGTGAATAGGGCCAGAAACACCACCCACTACCAGGTTTAACACAAACTCAAACCACCGGACAGATCCTTAAAGCAACATAAGGGAGAATTTTCACGATCAAAGAAATGAAGCACTGCAGAACAGTGGTCCATAAATTGAGAGGAAACTTAAACAATTAAGGAGAGTAACTAGACCCCAAAAGCTAGAAGCCCAATTGTAGAAAGGGaacaaagaaaacaagataGTTAAGATCCTTAAATGAGTTTAGCACTTACCCATAATATGGACCAACAATCCACTGTACGCCatggttttcctttttattttgaagaacCTTCAAGCTGATCCCTCAGCAACTCGTACTTCTTAAGCTCGGCCATGGAGAGGGAAGGGGAGAGTTCTCCCAAGACCTGCCAAGGTAGAACCGAATTCAGCCATGTACACTTCAGGAAAGCATACTCTTGTCATTTGCTGCTCTCATGAATGATAATGAATTTGAACACCACATAAGACGCAGGAATAGTTATGACTTGAAACTTCTGTTCAGGAAGAGGCACCACCAGCCATGCATATCAATGACTAGTGAATGGTGAAAGTGATAATAGTACACTACCAAATACTCAAGATCATGTTGATACACAGGAATTTTTTCTGTGGAAAGACTTAAACTAGTTTCTTGGGTTGCATCACCCTTAATGTGGAAGTGGCAAATTATTCTCTCTTGAAATGATcccaaaaaaagttaaaaaaaagaattttcaatttattgaaCTTCGGTCTTACTTTTACAAGGAAATGTCATACCATCATAATTATTGCCTTCCAACCTAAACTCATTCATGCTCAGAATTCTTTAATTTATATAGGATCAATTGATAGATAGATTTGTTACCTAATGAAACTATGCATGACTTTGCCAcatcaaatataatcaaatgGTATAAACAAGACAACTACTCCTGGAGTACAGTTGGCCAAGATGTCAAGAACTGGACTACTCCAACACTCCTCATGTCTTGGACAGAATTGCAGGGATAACCCTATACTTGGACACCCCATCTCAGAGTCTACTGGATGGAGCCACCAAATTTCTCTGACTGATGTCACATTCAGAGGTTGTCGCACTACCCTAGAATTCATAACCCTAGCtcctccctttctcttttgtcTGAGAAAACCCTCTTCTCCTTTTGCAGCTGAAAAGAAACCCGCTACCTACTCCGTTGCCAAGGTATCAAGATTTATCATTAGCGGCCATCACACATTGAAATCATAGAAAACCATAACAGCTTATGTTTCCTCCTTAATCTCACcagcttaagttttttttttttcctgg contains:
- the LOC115750141 gene encoding homeobox protein LUMINIDEPENDENS, which codes for MEVLREDMSEQEIGSSPESFQKFLGSQRELFHSQIDRLQSIVVTQCKLTGVNPLAQEMAAGALSIKIGKRPRDLLNPKAVKYMQSVFSIKDAISKKESREISALFGVTVTQVRDFFNSQRSRVRKFVRLSKEKAIRLKAPKDSNAVLPVNSESATATPVDALPLNSIAPDVGDPSPCPVQNDLLPGIDEADKEFLQNIFTLMGKEETFSGQVKLMEWILRIENSSVLSWFMTKGGVMILATWLSQAATEEQTSVLSIILEVLSHLPLHKALPNQLSAVLQTVNRLRFYRTSDVSNRAKALLSKWSKMFARTQVIKKPNGVRSFTAMQKEMMVKQSFGEIMGDEAWHSDNSLSEEILASCENLEVTRRLESSQALKLLPAPADDSSRKHALSATSAQNRERRKVQMVEQPGQKMAGRSPQASRLASVSRSRPMSVDDIQKAKMRALHMQNKYGKSGSSCNESNEIKTESSVKILTTKTVNLPPAATVHVQSDGEQQKNVMPSEAPHKLDVSFPMTKLDSRETVLEECKRVRIPWKRPAEVKLNDQWRVGGGEDSKEVEFQKNRNRREKETFYRTVQEIPPNPKEPWDREMDYDDSLTPVISIEQLPDADVVPETQVPSNDNARAGLSSTSQNSNPAAAEPDLELLAVLLKNPEIVFALTSGGAGNLSSTDTVRLLDMIKAGGGAANLVAGNLNGLGVGAGAVAGGRREGRVEVSLPSPTPSSNPPVTGAWAADAVKNPFSRHASASAASTSGIFQGHVSATMPPPLQASNFLATLQQEARNVQNSQSQSSQVHTHSMMAPSLQHRVPIESAAVQSQAQEVFAPTNGVLNPSLTGKRPMHSLPYSAVASPQLQRVHLSPYPGGPGPSMDMNSSWGGGRETTHQYSHPHSYSQTNQSNFSARASIYAREDFESWSQENSPTRYPPGRNVPETRAAPDRSYGPESSRHGSSSGVWDHNRDYNRHGGRWQRDRRH